The Achromobacter deleyi region TATGCCCAGATCGGAGTGGCCGCGTCGGTGATCATCCTGATCGCCCGCCTGATCCAGGGTTTTTCGGCGGGCGGGGAGTTCGGGAGCGCGACGGCGTTCCTCATCGAGTATGCGCCAGACCGGCGCGCCTATTACGCGAGTTGGCAAGTCGCCAGCCAGGGGGCGGCGATCCTGCTGGCCGCATTGTTCGGCGCGGTGCTCAATGCTTCGCTGACGCAGGCGCAGCTGGAGAGCTGGGGCTGGCGCGTGCCGTTCATTTTTGGCCTGCTGATCGCGCCGGTGGGCTACTACATCCGCCGCCATATGGATGAAACGCCGGAATTCAGCGCCGCGAAGACGTCGGATTCGCCATTGAGCGACATGTTTGCAAGCCAGAAGATGCGCCTGCTGGTGACCGTGGGCTTTGTCGCCCTGGGGTCGGTGGGGAACTATCTGGCCCTGTACATGCCGACGTATTCGATCCGCCAACTGGGTTTGCCGCCCACGATCGGGTTTCTGGCGACGCTGGTCACGGGCGTGATCATGACCGTGGGCTCGCCTTTCATCGGTTCGCTCGCCGATCGCATCGGACCTGCGCGCATCATGTCGGTTGCCGCGATATTGACGGCCGTGCTTTGCTATCCCTTGTTCTACCTGCTGGTGACGCATCCGACGGTGGCGGTGCTGATGTTCGTGCAGGTCGTGCTGGGCTTGCTGGCCACTTTTTACTTCGCACCCATGCCGGCGCTGATGTCCGCGATCTTCCCCGTGCAGGTGCGCACCACCGGCCTTTCCCTGGGCTACAACATCGCCGTGACGATCTTTGGTGGCTTTGCTCCGTTCATCCTGACCTGGCTGATAGCGACCACCGACTCCAAGCTGTCGCCCAGCTACTACCTGTTCGCCATTGCGGTGATGGCGGTCGTGTCGTTGACGACGGCGCGCCGGGTATTCCAGCAGCGGTAGCGCTTGGCGCACGCATGAACGGGCGCCGATGCGCGGCGCCGTTCATGCATGCGCCGTTGCGCGCCGGGAGGCGCGCAACGGACGGTACCGCGGCACGTATCGCGCGGGAAGGCCTCAAGGCCTGGTCCAACCGGCGTCCCCGCCGAACGGGTCACTGGTATTCCCGCTTGCCGTCGTGTCGCGCAAGCCTCTGCGCAGCCTGTGCAGGCGCAGCGCGACATGCAGTTCAAGAAAACGTCCTTCGTGCCGCCACCCCTTGAGCAGGTCGTCGACGATCTCCAGGCGTTGCATGTTCACGTGCATCTGCAGATGGTCGGCTGTCGACCTGGCCCCGGAACATGGCGCGCCATGCCCGCAATATCGCGCTGCTTGAGCAGCTTCGGTCCAAGGGCCGGTAGGCAGAGGTTTTCCGCCCGGGATGTCATGCGCGCGGGGCGGGTTCTTTCGTGCTTAGAAGAACTCGTCCAGCAGGCAGTAGAACGCCAGGCGTCTTTCATCCGGCGCCATGCCGTATGCGCTGAAGAAGGGCGCCACCCATTCCTGGCCCAGGTTGCGCGCGATGCTGCGCGCGGCCAGCGCAAGATCCTGATGGCGGTCGCTGACGCCAAGGCGGCCGCAGTCGATGTAGCCCGTGAAGACCTGGTCTTGCGCCATGAAATTGGGCAGGCAGGCGTCCCCGTGAGCCACCACCAGATCATGGGTCGCGGGCTGCGTCGACTGCAGCTGGGCATAGGCGTCTGCGGCGGTCAGGCCCAGCCGTTCATCGTCGAAATCCTCCTCGTCGACGAGTCCGGCGTCCACGGCTTGCCTGGCGGCGGCCATGCGCAGCTCCAGCCGGTGATCGAAGGGGCATTGCGCGACAGGCAGCTGATGCAGGGCGCGCAGCGCCGCCGCCATCAGGCCGATCACCCGCGACGGCGGCAGGTGGGTGGCGCTGGCCAGGTCCTGTCCGGCGATGGCGCTCATGAGCAGCCAATGGCGTTCCTGTTCCGTGGCGACGTCCAGCACGGCAGGCGCCGGCAGGCCGTGCCGGGCCATCCATTGCAGTCGTTCGATCTCGTCCGGCAGTTCGCATGCTGTCCCGGCGGCTTCCGACTTCAGAAACAGGTCTGGCTGGCCGGCGCGGCGGATGCGGAACACCTGTGCCCGGGATTCCCCGATGGATTGCTGTTCGATGAGGGCCCCGACGAATTCGTCGCGCCATTGGGCGGGCAGGTTCGTTGTGCAGGTGGGAGGGTGCATGGCGCTTGGTTCTTGTTTCGGTTGCGGTCGATTTTTGCATGGAAGCGGCTCTGGGCAGGCTGTCCGATAGGCCTGCGGCAGGTGAAAATATGCTCTTTTGGGCGGCTCCTGCCGCCGCACCCCGGGAGCGACAAGGCATGGCTGTGCCACAAACCAAGCAGGAACTGCTGGATGCCATCCGCGGCACCTACCAGAAGCTGGTTGCCGACCTGGCCAGCGTGCCGGCCGAGCGTGCGCATGACGCGACGCTGGAAGGCCACGCGCAGGGCACGCGGATGAGCGTGGCCGACCTGGTGGCCTATCTGATCGGCTGGAACCGGCTGGTGCTGAAGTGGTGCGCGGCGCGCGCGCACGGCCTGCCGGTGGATTTTCCCGAGACCGGATATCGATGGAACGAGCTGGGTCGATTGGCGCAGAAGTTTTATGCCGATCATGCGGGCGCGGGCTACCCCGACCTGCTGCGGCAGTTTGCGGAAGTCCACGCCGGCATCGTCGCATTGGTCGAGCGGGAAACCGATGCCTCGCTGTACGGCGCGCCCTGGTATGAAAAGTACACGCAGGGCCGGATGATCCAGTTCAATACCTCGTCGCCCTATGCCAATGCGCGGGCGAGGCTGCGCAAGTGGAAAAAGGCCAACGGCATCGCCTGAGGGCAGGCTCCCTATGCCGCGCTTCCCCCGCCTTCATATATGCCCCAGGCCTCGCGCGCGCTGGCACCCCGATGGATCATCGCCATCAAGGCCTGCACCACCGCCGACGGATTGGCGTGCTGGTAGACATTGCGTCCGTACACCAGGCCCATCGCACCCTGGTCCAGCAGCTCGCGGGACCGCTCGAACACTTGCCGCAGGTCTTCGCGCCCGCCGCCGCGCACCAGCACGGGGCAGCGCGCCGCCTGCACCACGCGATGAAAATCCTGGGTGTTGCTTGTGGGGTCCGCCTTGACGATGTCGGCGCCCATTTCTCGGGCGAGCCGGACCAGCGTCACGATCTTCCCGGCGTCGCCGTCCACCATGTAGCCGCCGCGCGCCGAATGAGGCGCCATGACCAGGGGTTCTATCATCAGCGGCATGCCGTAGCGGTCGCAGTCGGCGCGCACACGGGCGATGTTGGCGACGCACTGGCGAAATAGGTCGGGCTCGTCCGGCAGCATGAACAGGTTGACGACGACGCAGGCCGCGTCCATCTGCACGGCGGGCAGCACCGGGTCCTGCGTGTTTTGCAATACCGCCCACATGACGCGGTGGACGGTGGCGTTATAGGGGTTGCCCATGTCCAGGCGCATCACGAGCGCGGGCTTGTCGCGGCCGGGGCGCTGCTGCAGCAGCTCGGCCTGGCCGTAGTTGAGCTGGATGGCGTCCGGCCGCGCCGCGGCCAGTTGCTCCATGACGGCCGGCATGTCTTCCAGCCCGTCGAGGAAGCCGGGTTCGTTGCAGACGCCGTGGTCCACGGCGATGTCCAGGCAGCGCCCGGCGTTCAGCAGGCGGTTCAGGCGCGCTTCCTTGTTGTGCGGCATGTGGAATTCCTTGGGGTTCAGTCCAGCGTGTTGAGATGGCGGCCGGCCGCCGCGTCGATGGCGGCGATGGCGGCCGCGTCCAGCGTCAGCCTGGCCGCGCCGGCGTTCTGCATGGCCTGCTGCGGGGTGCGCGCGCCGCACAGGGCAAGGCTGACTCCGCCCGCCCGGGTGGTCCAGGCGATCATCAGTTGCGCGTACGAGCAATCCAGCCGCTGTTGCAGGGGCGCCAGGTCCAGGAAGAACGCCTGCAGCCGCGCGCGGTTGGCGGCGGAAAAGCGCGGGTTGCCGGCGCGCTGGTCGTCGCCGGTGAATTGCCGCGCCGGATCAATGGGGCCGGCCAGCAGGCCCAGCGCCAGGGACGAATAGCCCAGCGAGGCCACGCCATGTTCGCCGCACAGCGGCAGCAGGCTGGATTCGATGTCGCGGTCCATCAGGCTGTAGCGTTCCTGAATGGCGTCCACCGGGCCATATTGCAGGTATTCCGCCAGGGTGTCGGGCGTGACGTTGCTGACGCCGATGGCGCGGATCTTGCCCTGGCGTTTCAGGTCCAGCAACGCGTCCATGGTTTCGGCGACCGGCGTGGCGCTGTCCTGCCAGTGGGTGATGTAGAGGTCGATGTAATCCGTTCCCAGGCGGGCAAGGCTTTGTTCGGCCTCATGGAAGATCGAGTCGCGGCCCAGGTGGCGATGCACCGGCTTGCCTGCTTCGTCGAAGAAGTGCTCGCCTTGCCGCGTGTGCCACACCAGTCCGCATTTGGTGGCGATGACGGCCTCGTGCCTGCGCCCCTTCAGGGCCGTGCCGACCAGGCTTTCGGCGTGGCCCAGGCCGTAGGCGGGCGCGGTGTCGATCAGGCGCACGCCCGCATCCAGCGATGCGCGGATGGCGTCGACCGCCGCCGCGTCGTCGTTGCCGCCCCACATCCAGCCGCCCATGGCCCAGGTGCCCAGGCCGACGGTTTCGCATTCGATGCCCGAGGCACCCAGTGTCGTGGTGTTCATCGATGTCCTTTCTTGACGTTCATGAGATGGTCGACGGTGACGGCGCCCAGCAGGATCAGGCCCTTGACCACGTCCTGCCAGTAGGGCGAAACGTCCAGCAGGATGAGCGAGCTGGTGACGACCGACAGCAGGGCCAGTCCCAGCACCGCGCCCAGTACGGTGCCGGAGCCGCCTTTCAGGCTGGCGCCGCCTATCACCACCGCGGCGATGACGTTCAGTTCCATGCCCAGGCCGAAGTTGGGGGTGGCGGCGCCGAAGCGCGCCGTGTAGACCACGCCGGCCAGGCCCGCCAGCGCGGAGCACAGCACGGTGACCCAGAACTTCACGCGGCCGGTGCGTATGCCCGAATAGAGCGCGGCCTTTTCGTTGCTGCCGGTGTAGAACACCTTGCGCAAGAGGGCCGAGCGCCGCAGCGCGAAATCGCTGACGATGACGATGAGCGCGAAGATCAGGATCACGGCGGGGATGCCGGCGATGGCGCCCTGGCCGATGAACTTGAATTGTGGCGGCAGTGAGAACAGCGATTGCGGCGTGCCCTGGGTGATGGCCAGCGACAGTCCGCGCACGATCACCATGAAGGCCAGCGAGGCAATGAAATGGCTCAGGCCGATGCGCGTGACGCACAGGCCGATCAGCGCGCCGACCAGGGCGCTGGCGGCGATGGCGGCCAGGCTGGCGGACCAGGGGTCCACCCCCATCAGGAACAGCTTGCCGGTGATGACCATGGCCAGGCACACGACGGATCCCACGGACAGGTCGATGCCGCCGACGATCACCAGCAGCGTCATGCCGACCACGACGATGCCTTCGATGGAGAACGACAGCAGCATCGCGCGGATGTTCTCCCAGGTCAGGAAGTGGGGCGACGCGAAGCTCATGACGATGGCGAGCAGGGCGATGATGAGCAGCAGTCCGGCCTCGCGCATGCTGGCCAGCCGGTGCCGCAGCCTGGGCCTGGCGGCGCCGGGCCGGGGCGCCAGGCCTGCGTCGGCCAGCAGGGCGGCGTCGGCCGCGGGAGAGGGTTTCAGTTCGGACATCAGATCGTCTCCTCGGCGCTCAGGCCGGAAGCCAGCCTCAGCAGGCGCTCTTCGGTCATTTCGCTGGCGGGCAGCTCGCCGGCCAGCCGGCCGTCGCGTATCACCAGGGCCCGGTCGCACAGGCCGATGATTTCGGGCAGCTCGGACGAAATGACCATCACGCCCACGCCCTGGTTGGCCAGGTCTCGCAGGATGTGGTGGATTTCGGACTTGGCGCCCACGTCCACGCCGCGCGTGGGCTCGTCCATCAGCAGCACGGCGGGCCGCGTGGCCAGCAGTTTGGCGATGGCCACCTTCTGCTGGTTGCCGCCCGACAGGCTGGCGGCGTCGATGGCCACGCCGTCCGATTTCAGCTTCAGCCGGGCGCCCAGGTCGATGGCCAGGCGCCGTTCGGCCTGGCGCCGCAGCAGGCCGAAGCGCGAGCTGATGCGGCCCAGCGCCATCGAGGACACGTTCTGTTCGATGGGCAGGTCCAGGAACAGGCCCGCCGCCTTGCGGTCTTCGCTGAGGTAGGCGATGCCATGGCGCAGCGCGTCGCCGTAGCGGCGCAGCCGCAGCGGCTCGCCACGCAGCCGGACCGCGCCGCGGCGCGCGCGGCGCAGGCCGCACAGGGTTTCGGCCAGTTCGCTGCGCCCGGCGCCCATCAGGCCGGAGATCCCCAGGATCTCGCCGCGCCGGAGCGTAAATGAAATGCCGTGCACGCTGACTTCGTCGGCGATGTCCTCGACCTCTAGCAGGGGCTCGGCGGGTTCATCGCTGGCGGCCTGCCTGGGCGGGTAGTAGCTGCCCAGGTCGCGCCCGACCATGCTGCGCACCAGCGCGTCGGGCGTGATGTCGCCGATGTTCGCGCACAGGACGTCGCGCCCGTCGCGCAGCACGGTGACGCGGTCGCTGTGCTGGAAGATCTCGGCCATGCGATGGCTGATGTAGATGATGCCGATGCCTTGCGCCTTCAGGTCGTGCAGCACGCGGAAGAGGGCGACGGATTCCACCTCGGTCAGCGCGGCGGTGGGTTCGTCCAGGATCAGCACCTTGCAGTCCAGCGTCAGCGCCTTGGCGATCTCCACCAGCTGCTGGCTGGAAATGCCAAGGTCGTCCACCCGCAGGCCGGGGTCGATGCGCTGCCCAAGCCGGGCCAGCACCTGGGTCGCGCGCGCATTCAGGCTGGCGTAGTCCATCCAGGCGCGCGGACGGGCGGCGATCTCCGGCATGAAGATGTTCTCGGCCACCGTGGCGTCGCCGCACAGCGCGATTTCCTGGTGGACCAGGCCGATGCCCAGGCGCATGGCGTGGGCCGGCCCGGTGATGACCACGCGTTCGCCGTTCAGGCGTATTTCGCCTTCGTCGGGCGCGTGGATGCCGTCGATGATCTTCATCAAGGTCGATTTGCCGGCGCCGTTCTCGCCGCACAGGGCATGGATTTCTCCCTGGCGCAGCGAGAACCGGACGCCGGCCAGCGCCCGCGAGGCGCCGAACCGCTTGGTGATGCCGTGCAGCTCCAGCAGCGGCGCGGACGCGGTCATTCGTTGATGCCTTTCGTGCCGCGGCGGGCCAGGTACTTGTCCCAGTAGAAGTCGTCGGCGTTGGCCTTGCTGACGATGGACAGGCCGTTGTCCAGGAAGGGCACGGCCATCGGGTTGGTGCCGTTGCGCTTGGCGTCGTTCATCGGGTCGATGAGCTGCTGGTTGCGCGCCAGGAACAGCAGCATCATGCCCATATAGCCCTGTACGCCCTGGTTCGGATTGACGGAGCCATAGACCTCGCCCGACTTGATCATGTCCAGGATCTTGGCGTTGACGTCGCAGCACAGCACCTTGATGTTCTTCTTGGTCTCGATGCTGGCCTGCGCGGCGCCCAGGGCGGAGTTCGCCTCGGGCATGAAGAGCGCGCCCAGGTTGGGGTTGGCCTGCGCCAGGCTCAAGGTGGCCTGGTAGGCCTTGTTCGGATCCTGGTTGCTGGCGGCGCGGCCCACCAGCTTCATGCCGGGGTGCTGGGTCTTCATGCGGTTGATGAAGGCG contains the following coding sequences:
- a CDS encoding ABC transporter permease, which gives rise to MSELKPSPAADAALLADAGLAPRPGAARPRLRHRLASMREAGLLLIIALLAIVMSFASPHFLTWENIRAMLLSFSIEGIVVVGMTLLVIVGGIDLSVGSVVCLAMVITGKLFLMGVDPWSASLAAIAASALVGALIGLCVTRIGLSHFIASLAFMVIVRGLSLAITQGTPQSLFSLPPQFKFIGQGAIAGIPAVILIFALIVIVSDFALRRSALLRKVFYTGSNEKAALYSGIRTGRVKFWVTVLCSALAGLAGVVYTARFGAATPNFGLGMELNVIAAVVIGGASLKGGSGTVLGAVLGLALLSVVTSSLILLDVSPYWQDVVKGLILLGAVTVDHLMNVKKGHR
- a CDS encoding APH(3')-II family aminoglycoside O-phosphotransferase: MHPPTCTTNLPAQWRDEFVGALIEQQSIGESRAQVFRIRRAGQPDLFLKSEAAGTACELPDEIERLQWMARHGLPAPAVLDVATEQERHWLLMSAIAGQDLASATHLPPSRVIGLMAAALRALHQLPVAQCPFDHRLELRMAAARQAVDAGLVDEEDFDDERLGLTAADAYAQLQSTQPATHDLVVAHGDACLPNFMAQDQVFTGYIDCGRLGVSDRHQDLALAARSIARNLGQEWVAPFFSAYGMAPDERRLAFYCLLDEFF
- a CDS encoding aldo/keto reductase, with the translated sequence MNTTTLGASGIECETVGLGTWAMGGWMWGGNDDAAAVDAIRASLDAGVRLIDTAPAYGLGHAESLVGTALKGRRHEAVIATKCGLVWHTRQGEHFFDEAGKPVHRHLGRDSIFHEAEQSLARLGTDYIDLYITHWQDSATPVAETMDALLDLKRQGKIRAIGVSNVTPDTLAEYLQYGPVDAIQERYSLMDRDIESSLLPLCGEHGVASLGYSSLALGLLAGPIDPARQFTGDDQRAGNPRFSAANRARLQAFFLDLAPLQQRLDCSYAQLMIAWTTRAGGVSLALCGARTPQQAMQNAGAARLTLDAAAIAAIDAAAGRHLNTLD
- a CDS encoding ClbS/DfsB family four-helix bundle protein, producing the protein MAVPQTKQELLDAIRGTYQKLVADLASVPAERAHDATLEGHAQGTRMSVADLVAYLIGWNRLVLKWCAARAHGLPVDFPETGYRWNELGRLAQKFYADHAGAGYPDLLRQFAEVHAGIVALVERETDASLYGAPWYEKYTQGRMIQFNTSSPYANARARLRKWKKANGIA
- a CDS encoding class I fructose-bisphosphate aldolase — protein: MPHNKEARLNRLLNAGRCLDIAVDHGVCNEPGFLDGLEDMPAVMEQLAAARPDAIQLNYGQAELLQQRPGRDKPALVMRLDMGNPYNATVHRVMWAVLQNTQDPVLPAVQMDAACVVVNLFMLPDEPDLFRQCVANIARVRADCDRYGMPLMIEPLVMAPHSARGGYMVDGDAGKIVTLVRLAREMGADIVKADPTSNTQDFHRVVQAARCPVLVRGGGREDLRQVFERSRELLDQGAMGLVYGRNVYQHANPSAVVQALMAMIHRGASAREAWGIYEGGGSAA
- a CDS encoding sugar ABC transporter ATP-binding protein — translated: MTASAPLLELHGITKRFGASRALAGVRFSLRQGEIHALCGENGAGKSTLMKIIDGIHAPDEGEIRLNGERVVITGPAHAMRLGIGLVHQEIALCGDATVAENIFMPEIAARPRAWMDYASLNARATQVLARLGQRIDPGLRVDDLGISSQQLVEIAKALTLDCKVLILDEPTAALTEVESVALFRVLHDLKAQGIGIIYISHRMAEIFQHSDRVTVLRDGRDVLCANIGDITPDALVRSMVGRDLGSYYPPRQAASDEPAEPLLEVEDIADEVSVHGISFTLRRGEILGISGLMGAGRSELAETLCGLRRARRGAVRLRGEPLRLRRYGDALRHGIAYLSEDRKAAGLFLDLPIEQNVSSMALGRISSRFGLLRRQAERRLAIDLGARLKLKSDGVAIDAASLSGGNQQKVAIAKLLATRPAVLLMDEPTRGVDVGAKSEIHHILRDLANQGVGVMVISSELPEIIGLCDRALVIRDGRLAGELPASEMTEERLLRLASGLSAEETI
- a CDS encoding MFS transporter produces the protein MSYSENASWDAARTAPARQADVDKRRAQARRAVIAASIGNALEWFDMIAYGTFALIIAKLYFPAASESSSLLLALASFGVSFLMRPLGAIVLGTYADRAGRKAALTMSIFLMMIGTLIIVLVPTYAQIGVAASVIILIARLIQGFSAGGEFGSATAFLIEYAPDRRAYYASWQVASQGAAILLAALFGAVLNASLTQAQLESWGWRVPFIFGLLIAPVGYYIRRHMDETPEFSAAKTSDSPLSDMFASQKMRLLVTVGFVALGSVGNYLALYMPTYSIRQLGLPPTIGFLATLVTGVIMTVGSPFIGSLADRIGPARIMSVAAILTAVLCYPLFYLLVTHPTVAVLMFVQVVLGLLATFYFAPMPALMSAIFPVQVRTTGLSLGYNIAVTIFGGFAPFILTWLIATTDSKLSPSYYLFAIAVMAVVSLTTARRVFQQR